In Montipora capricornis isolate CH-2021 chromosome 4, ASM3666992v2, whole genome shotgun sequence, the DNA window ACTTTATGTTGGAAACCACTATACCTTTATGGTTTCTTTCACTGGTCGCGATGTAAAAATCCTCGTAAGAATTGTTCCTTTTTTTAGCAATTGGTTTCTGTGAATGATTCCTGATCATCTGTATTAAATATAAACAGTAGGTAAAAGGTTACGTATTGCTTTCTGGCTCCACCTTACCATGAGATATGCCTTTGGTAACTCGACAGATTATTTGTGCATTGGATACTAACCCACCACTAATGTGAATGTGATAAATTATTGATTTTCAACGCTTTCGAGTGTCCTCACGCTCATTGGCTAACAGAAAAGATctttgtaaaataaaaaaaacacacctGCCTTGTTAACATAttggaaatgaagaaaattggaAGACACATTATtccccatttccctgaccattgtgttgcgTACACATGCTGTGAGTGTTCtttcatatttattttcgaaccagcgAGTTCCATATTGAGTGAAAgtgctcaaaactaaaccggccgctgttgtcaatttcggccttcggcccgcgagtagagcagtttgtttttcgttttgtaaccattgagttgtgaacaatttaatttaattttcaaaggaaatacgCTGTCTtcaaagtacacaattcaacgatcaacttgacttataattcatggctgtatcttgcaaaagaataattctacaagtgaaagaactttcatgtgcgagagagtttgattccccattacaagtttcacactgaaaattctgaaaacgctttggcgattttttacattttttccatattattgcaaaacacgttgacatttacattgttgttAGAGATACAAAATCTGCAATTTCTATTATGCGCCTGTCAATGTTTAGCCCCAGGGGAGGGGGCCGTGCATACCTAGAGGATTTGACTGGCTGGGGAATAGTAGGAAATTTGACAAAACTCATGGTCCCGGGGGTGGGGATGTTTGACAAGGTCGCGCAAGCGCCTGGAGCCtatttttaaggacggtgcctactaattcaaaagtatttttgaacCCGTTTACgattatgtaggaaatgtagatcttaacaagtgttgttgaagtgtaaaaggaaaattggggataaccccgcatttttcaaagataattgatgaataatatttgtaaaaagctttaaaatacaaaacaatgtatggcgttctttctcaaattgaagcttaattatctctcaaaaatgcacgattacccccaattttctttttggatacaagGACTACTTACTCAAAAATGCacgattacccccaattttctttttggatacaaggactacttactaagaactactttctccggatagttaaAATCGCACAAagatatcactgtattagtaagcatcaccgataggaaacccgagtatctcgagatgcgctgaacgtatgcgcaataacaatagtaggcactgtccttaacttAAGCCCGCCATCTTGAACAGTAGCCAGAAGAGATCGAGGTTGAGTATCGGATTGCCCGTTATTTTGCCAGTTTGGCTGGTCTTTAACATACCGGAtctgaaataattaatgtccagaaaacaacaaaacaaagggATCATAACAAAACCTTATTAGCAAGGCTTAACCGGATTACCAATGGTTCTTAAGTCCTCCGctattttagtccggtatatttaacaaatattcaccgaagtggaggtggctagcggtggatatttaacgctagccaccgacactgaggtgaacagttgttttagtatatactaaaacagtgagataatatacagcacaaaaaattaatttggatgttttcttcacttgtcacggatgcaaatcgggacgccattttttcccgagttgctcggaggtaaatagcacaggatattcggagtttgacgagccaatcagcgcccgcgttcaacgctatccactgttttagtatatactaagaaAGTCTGTCCGACAGCTTTGAATAGTTAAAGTTATTGAGTCGGAATTGAAGAAAGTATTTGATATTATCGGATTTTTCGAGAAATGCCATTGTTTAAGGCTTAAGACGTTAtagaagacaaaaaagaaaggcTGTGGTGGCGTGTGGCTAAGTCGAATTTGCTAACTGTGACCAGGTAAGTTATTTCATGGTTGTATTCATCTCAGAATTCAATAAATGATAGTCTCAGTAAAGGGGGCATGATAATAAGATGATTTATACCAAGGTTGCAAGCTACATACTGCAAATGTAATGAATTATTTCCATTAATTCTTTGCTAATagcaacttcaacttcaactttatttaaagaatAATTGACAATATGCAACACAAAAGGACTGGTCCGCAAATAGCATTTGCTAATCTGGGCGGAACAGTGACACTAAAAGATTACAATGAAAATAATAAGTAATTACTCAATTTACAGAAGGAGACTTACAAAATTACTTGCACAGATTGTGTCAACTTAAATCATTAACATAATTACAAGTTCAATAACTcgtaagcctggttttcactatcgACGCACGCCCAAGCACAAGAAGAatacgcaaactcagtagcttGTAGTTTATTAGAGCCTTTTTTTcgaacaatagacactaattaacaacaagtaaatgcgCCTGCGTATGCTGCttgtgcttatgtaaatgcttgcgtcgctagtgaaaaccaggccttaCGAGTTATGAATGAAGAACTCAAGTTCTATTTGTACGTTTTTAGAGCAGAGGTAATTTGGCAAATATCAATATAGTCATCATGCTTCTTAAGAATATCAAGAAGGAAAGAGTGAAGTTTCGTTTGGAAGTGCTTTTTTGGGAGCTCTCTTAATGATGCTGGCATCTCATTCCAAATTTTAGCTCCGACTCTTGAGAAAGCTCGTTTTTGGATTTCTAACCTAGATTGTTTAATATAGAATTTATTTGCTGACGAAGACCGAGTGTTGTAAGAATGAATACTGGTAGTGTTTTTGAATAGGTTTAAAATGTTATTGGGTACCTTCCGATTTCGTATATCATGCATTAAACAACAGACggatttgaaataaagaaaatttattagTAGAATATTGgcatcaataaaaaaattaaagggaCTGCATGTTCACATCTCTCTACGGAAAATATAAAGGACCATAATTTTCGTCAGGTGGGATTTACTTGCAAGACCCCACGCATTCAGTCCATAAGATATGTAGGGCAATGTTAAAAATTGATAGATACGCAGAAGAGTATTTTGTGGCACAAAATGCCTAAGTTTCGCAATAGGTGTACTTGTTCCAAAAATCGTATGTTTTTTGCACGCTTTTCGTTTAAGggattttggcgggaaaaagaAAGATGCAGTCAAATTTAGTTTCAGTCACCGtttggaatgaaaaaaaaaaattagtaatgTAAATTAAATACAgtcttacagtgcgacgcgtcTTACCGTGGCCACCAAACAAAGTTtcttacaaattgtccgccaatcaagATGTACACGTGACACGGAGTTATACTGCAACGGACTGGGACAAGTTAGGTTTAGAGCCCGGATGTACATGTGAGCCCGAGAGCGATGAGAAAagtttcctttgtattttaatacaGTATTTTTGTGCTTTGTCAAAAGAGTGTAGATTGCGGTCTACGGGTTTACGGACATTGAGACATCACGGATTAGGTTTCAAGGTTTCTAAGGACATAGATGTAAGTTTATCACATTTAGAGTcgtttcattttctttgtgATTTCATGATTTAATGTGCGTCTTGTAATTTCGGTTTTAAGTTGTACTTTAGGTTTCGTTAACGCATCACCTGTTACTTGGATTTACGTTGTTCTACGGTTATAGGCAAGGTTAAAGTTAAGTCTAGGGAGACCGGAAAATGCGTGTGAACGGAGTCTGTGTAATTGAATAATTGCTTGACGTTAATTATCGTCCTGTGAGTTTGCAGTAAGCTATTTATGGTTGGTATTGCGGATTTCCTGCATTCACATTGGTTTCTGTGACAGTACCCATGACATTCAGCTGAGAGCGCGCGCGTAACCAACACACACAATTCTAAATGctgctcatgattcaaaatgggtcaccggAAGTAACCAAATAACGTGGATTTCACTCATTTTTCTTCTAAAAATATACATAAAATATAAACAGACATCTTCTAATCACGAATATTACGAAAATTTTGCACAAACGGTTTGATCGTCACTTTTAAGTGACGATCAAACCGTTAGAAATCCCTTTGTGTCgccctgtagctccactcgcgcgtgGACTCGAATGAGcaggtgacgcatgcgtaaatgctgatcttgtaaccccctcatttttcccgATTTTgtaactttactcgtttatatctttGCTTCCGGACTGtaaagtttttttcatttttcgcatGTTAGCTTCTGTTAATTTAGAACGTATGTCTTGGAAATTTATAAAATTCtataggtgaaaaaaaaattagagacataTTTCAAGGAACTGATTTTTCCGGAAGCACTGGCCTACACCTTTTGTTGAAGTTTTATTATTTTAGACAGTATTTCTAAGATTATCTGGTAACAATGTATGGAAAGATTTCACAGTCCCGTTTCTTCCAaaatatatgttgattttaaggacAGTagctactaattcaaaggtatttttgcgcggtttactgaatatgcgggaaaagcagatcttaacaagtgtttttgaaatccaacaagaaaattggggaaaccccgcatttttcgaagatagttaatcaacaatatttgcaaaatgCCTtacaatacaaagcaatgcatggcgttcttttccaaattgaagcttaattatctctgaaaaatgcgtgaatacccccaattttctttttgcatataccaagagcacttgctaagttctgctttctccgcatagttttgaaccacacaaaaatatccttgtattaataagcaccagccataggaaatccgagtatcgcCCAATCTGAATTTTGCCAATTTTGCAAAATCGTATCTCATTTACCTCACTTCTAACAATCTTATTCATAAAAACCAGTCGGCTTATCGACCACACCATTCGTGTGAAACTGCGCTCTTAAACCTCACCGATAACTGGCTTAAGGCCATGGACTCTAGAAAGCTCGTGGGTTCAGTGCTGCTGGATCTAAGCAAGGCGTTTGACCTTGTTGATCATGATTTATTGCTATCTAAAATCGACAAATATTATGTCACCAATACATCTCAAGAATGGTTTTAATCATACCTTAGTTATCGAACACAACGCTGTTGCATTAATGGCTCACTGTCTGATGCATTGGTGCTGGCTCGAGGAGTTCCGCAAGGGTCAGTTTTGGGCCCAATACTATTCTCGCTGTACATCAACGACCTTCCAATTGGAATCTCCAACTCAAATGTCGACATATATGTAGACGACACTACCATATGGGAGACTAACAGTGACCCGCTGCTTATTCAGCGTGGTCTTCAAGACAGCCTTGACAGAGCTAGTAGATGGCTATCTCTGAATAAGATGGTTGCGAACACGAAAAAAACTAAACATCCGATTATAGGAACCGTACAAAAACTGTTGCACCCTGGTAATCCATCTCTTGATCTATCTCTTTGTGGCACTCCGATTGAAGAAGCCAAGGATGACAAACTTTTAGGCGTTAAGATAGACAAACATTTAAACTGGGATAATCATATCGATTTCCTAATTGATAAATTAAATTCTAGAATTTGCTTGCTTAAAGAGCTAAGACATATCTCAATCATCGGCTTGGAAATTTATTATACAACGCCCTGATTCGACCGTTATTTGAATATTGTTGCACAGTGTGGGGAAAcaccaaaaatagaaaatttacTTCGATTATTAAGAGTTCAAAAGATAGTCGATATTCGTGATCGACTGGACACTGAAGAAACATCCGTCAGTTCAAGCTCTATTACTGAAGTGTCTACACTCCCACCTGAGACCATGGAAGAGTTCAAAGAACTTACAGAGGACGATGTTAAATCCCTCATACAACGTTCATCTTCAAAATCTTGCTCCTTAGATCCAATTCCATCTAAGCTACTCCCTCAGTGTGATGTGTTATTACCCGTCATCACGTCTCTAATCAACATGTCTCTGAGGACGGGGGTTGTTCCTCGAGTATGGAAAGAAGCACTAATTACGCCATTACTGAAAAAGCCCGGGGCTGATATGCACGTTCCTCAGAACTTTAGACCAGTTAGTAACCTgtcaaaaatgtcaaaactAACTGAGACAGCTGTTTGTCATCAAATACAAAATCATCTCCTCGAACATAACATCTACCCAGACCAACAATCAGCCTACAGAAAAAACTTCAGCACAGAAACTCTTCTACTGAAAGTAAAAAATGACTTCCTCATGAATATGAATAAACAACATGTGACTCTATTAGTACTATTAGACTTGAGTGCTGCATTAATGTTGATTGATCGCCTTAAAATTAGATGTGGAATCACAAATGTACCTTTACGATGGTTTGAATCCTACCTAGAGAATAGATCTCAACGAGTCGTCGTTAATGGAGCTGAATCACGTTCTTTCGACTTACAGTTCGGTTTGGCACAAGGGAGCTGTCTTGGTCCTCTGCTATTTACAATTTACACTGGAGAGTTATCTGATATCATTAAACCCCACCTACCATCTGTTATgtgctatgctgatgatactcaactTTATGTATCTTTTAGTCCCAAGGACAATTGTGGAGAGGTTGAGGCCATAGCGGCTATGGAAGGATGCATTAAAGATATACAGAAATGGATGAAGGAGTCCAAACTACAACTTAACACTGACAAGACGGAGCTGCTACTAATTGGCACGAAGCAacaacttcagaaaataaatatgTCCACATTATGTGTTGGTAACGACTTGATAAAGCCTAGCAAAGAAGTCAAGAACTTGGGGGTGTGGCTAGACCCATCCTTAACAATGAACACACATATCAATAAGACTTGTAGTATtgcattttatcatttgtaTAATCTTCGTAGAATACGAAAATATTTATCACAAGAATCGGTGGAAGTTCTTATCcatacattaatttacagtagAATTGACTACTGCAATAGTCTATATCTAGGTTTACCTGATTATCAAATccaaaaaattcaaagagtATAGAATGCCGCAGCTAGGCTTGTATATAATGCCGGTAAATATTGTCACATAACACCTTTACTGTTTaaacttcattggctgcctATTCGTGAACGCATATTATTTAAGATTCTTTTAATTACGTATAAGGCTGTTCATGGGCATGCCCCTAATTATatcaaagagttaattaaatttaaGAAGCCTGGAAAATACAACCTTAGGTCAAATAGTGACAATTTACTATtagaaatagaaaaattgaaaacatataCTACTCTTGGAGACCGCGCATTTCAAGTCGCCGCTCCAAAACTATGGAATAACCTACCATTTAATATTAGAAGTTCATTATTTTTACCATCTTTTAAGAAAGCACTCAAGACGTATCATTTTAGAGAAGCATttccttaaatattttaattgctTACACGACGTATACAATTCTTCTTTAGATATTATGGccagttttttattttttatgctaTTCATATAATTTTAATTGTCATGAGTAATTAGTTATTAGTTATCATTAGTTACTAGTTATATTATAAAATTGTAATTAGGTTTTTAATGGATTTAGTTCCGCGCaggtgaaaatgtaaattgatacttgcgcgttataagtaaataaattattactattattattattatttgccaGCCTAATTTGAATATCAGTTAACACCctgcaccaatcagaattcagaaTTATTCCgactgtttggaactggtctggtaagaacttgcccccaggggctcttcttcGTCACCATTTTCTTTCGCCCCTTTAGACTTCCCCTTGTCTCCTCGATCTGCCTCTGTTatgactgaaaaagaaacaacttCAGGACAGCTAATCTTCATAAACACACTGACAAAAAGTGAGACAATAAATGTAACTTACGTTACATTTTCAAGTTAGGATTATTTTTCTACATGTACAAGACAAAGTTTGAGCATTGATTATAAAGCACAGTTTTCAAGGACGTAACATTATTAGGactattaaaatgtaaaaacgttctctggttaaaaaacggttaaaaaacaatcatgagctttcggctatcagtctatagccttAAACGAATGAAAAAACTGTAAGCGAGTGGACggaatatatacgaaaaggggtgcGAAAAATTCTATGAAAGTGTAATACAAAAAGAGGTGTGAAGAAGGAGTGAAAAATAATGTGAAAAAGagactaattacaataaaatggagtattgcctaggcAACGGTTTAGAGTTATTATCCGCGTCGAAAGTTTTTGCTGTATGCCATGATTCTAGTGTTTTTCGAACGCGGtaattgcctttgtcaataacacaAGCGTTTTCGAAGTCAATGGAGTGGTTGTTTTGCCACGCATGGTTAGCAACGTTTGAGCCCTTTGCATAATTCTTCAAATTTCGTTGGTGTTCCTTTTTTCGGGTTTGAAAGCATCTTCCGGTTTCTCCTATGTAGCTCCATGGACAGACTTTGCATGGGATTTTATAAACAACATTGGATTGGAGATGTGATGGTTGTCTGAACTTCGGAGACGGGAATTCTTGTTGAAGGGTTTTGAATGGTTTGTTGACAACACGGATTTCATATTTACGGAGTAATCTCGTGAGAGGCTCAGTTAGACCGCTGATGTAGGGGAGGCATGCAAAACCCTTGTGAGTATCAGGTGGGTCAACCCATTTGAAAAACATAGAGACCAATTCTTCTGGCGGGGGAACTGTAGGTGACGGTGGCTTCTTATTAAGAATGGTGGAAATAACGGACGATGGGTAGCCGTTAGCTTCTAACGCGGCTATGACGTGGCTGGTTTCCTGTATTTTTCCTTCATGGCTGGTAGGGAGGCTAGATGCCCGAAACAAAAGGGTCGAGGCCGTactgattttgtgttttttatcaTGATGACAAGAGAAATCCAGATATCTGTCAGTATGGGTTGGTTTCCGATAAACATCAATGACAACGACACCGTTTCTTCTGGAAACCAAAGTGTCAAGGAAGGCAAtttgaccattgttttcaagttcaaTAGTGAAAGAAATTTTGGGGTCGGATGCGTTTAGAGTATTGTGAAAGGAAGAGACAGCGTCCTTCTTGATAATCACGAAACTGTCATCTACATAACGTTTCCAGACCTTTGGTGGGACTGAAGAGGTACTTATAGCTAGTTCCTCGATCACTTCCATGCAGAGGTTGGCGACGATAGGGCTAACTGGGCTGCCCATAGCACAGCCATGAATCTGCTTGTATATACAGTTattataaacaaaataattatttgaaaggaTAAACTCCAGTAGAGAGTTTCTTCCATTGGAAGAGTTTCTTCCATTGGCTCTGCCCTCTATAATACATCCAAGTTCCTTTCGGATATTCTTTCGCCGATCCAGAACCTTAATGGATATTCTGTCCTTAATTCTTCGCAGTTCGCCAATGAAGTGGCTAATATGGAAATTTCAGATGACGAGGTTatggtttcatttgatgttGTGTCGCTTTTCACAGCTATCCCAGTGAACAAAGCCTGTGCATACATTCGGGACAAATTAAACAATGATAATACATTACACCTCAGAACAAGTCTCAACACTAATGACATCATTTCTCTACTGGAGTTTAtcctttcaaataattattttgtttataatAACTGTATATACAAGCAGATTCATGGCTGTGCTATGGGCAGCCCAGTTAGCCCTATCGTCGCCAACCTCTGCATGGAAGTGATCGAGGAACTAGCTATAAGTACCTCTTCAGTCCCACCAAAGGTCTGGAAACGTTATGTAGATGACAGTTTCGTGATTATCAAGAAGGACGCTGTCTCTTCCTTTCACAATACTCTAAACGCATCCGACCCCAAAATTTCTTTCACTAttgaacttgaaaacaatggtcaaaTTGCCTTCCTTGACACTTTGGTTTCCAGAAGAAACGGTGTCGTTGTCATTGATGTTTATCGGAAACCAACCCATACTGACAGATATCTGGATTTCTCTTGTCATCAtgataaaaaacacaaaatcagtACGGCCTCGACCCTTTTGTTTCGGGCATCTAGCCTCCCTACCAGCCATGAAGGAAAAATACAGGAAACCAGCCACGTCATAGCCGCGTTAGAAGCTAACGGCTACCCATCGTCCGTTATTTCCACCATTCTTAATAAGAAGCCACCGTCACCTACAGTTCCCCCGCCAGAAGAATTGGTCTCTATGTTTTTCAAATGGGTTGACCCACCTGATACTCACAAGGGTTTTGCATGCCTCCCCTACATCAGCGGTCTAACTGAGCCTCTCACGAGATTACTCCGTAAATATGAAATCCGTGTTGTCAACAAACCATTCAAAACCCTTCAACAAGAATTCCCGTCTCCGAAGTTCAGACAACCATCACATCTCCAATCCAATGTTGTTTATAAAATCCCATGCAAAGTCTGTCCATGGAGCTACATAGGAGAAACCGGAAGATGCTTTCAAACCCGAAAAAAGGAACACCAACGAAATTTGAAGAATTATGCAAAGGGCTCAAACGTTGCTAACCATGCGTGGCAAAACAACCACTCCATTGACTTCGAAAACGCTtgtgttattgacaaaggcaattaCCGCGTTCGAAAAACACTAGAATCATGGCATACAGCAAAAACTTTCGACGCGGATAATAACTCTAAACCGTTgcctaggcaatactccattttattgtaattagtctCTTTTTCACATTATTTTTCACTCCTTCTTCACACCTCTTTTTGTATTACACTTTCATAGAATTTTTCgcaccccttttcgtatatattccGTCCACTCgcttacaatttttttattcgttaaaggctatagactgatagccgaaagctcatgattgttttttaaccgtttttaaccagagaacgtttttacattttaatatgTCTTATCCTGGTTGCAGTTCTATTTTTACTCTTATTATTAGGACTGTATGATTAACCCTTTAATGCTTAAagcaaataaatgtaaaaaaaagttaaaataataatgaaaacaacaacaacaacaataataataagaagaagaagaaaaagaagaaaaagaaaaagaagaagaaaaagatgtagaagaaagaaaagaagaagaaatgacacaaaTGTCTAAAGTTTGTTAAGCCGACTTTTCCTCCCAAGTtcacaaattaattttatgTGCGCGTCTTAAGGCACATACACTGCtgaaaaaataacattttttaaaaccaagaaaaaatatCATGACCTGAAGATAATACTCTgggagaaaaaaattcaatgaagCGTTCGAAATGTATGTTGTTTGTTCACTGCTTTAGTGGTTGAGGCGACACTTAGggaaacacagtgtaacactaCTGTTGACACTACTCTAGTTTCAACTCtttggtgttttgaatccctaggggaacactgaataatagaacttgatttaacacaACAGTAgtgttaactccctaatgcgaccgcaaccacTGAAAATGTCGTGAACCCATTTGAAATACGATATGAAACCAACTAAAATCCCCCTTATCAAACTTAATATTCTCATTTCACAATACAACGGTCCTAAGCGATTCTCAAAATCCTAATTAAGAAAATCTTGAACTAAATTCAAAACTCAAAATCCTAAATACTCCAGTCTCGTTCGAAAACAATCACTAATGATTCTAAATGAATTTTAGAACAATTGTTGCTACCTTTTTTTCAAGCGTTttctgttaattcagtaaaagtTTGTTAGCGTATGCTATGCTTCATTGATAAACTAATCGAGcgttatgcaaataaaatcgaAAATCAGTATTCCAAACTAGCGTAAATGTTGAGGCTATTCCTCAACAAATCGTTAATGTTAAGTCCGTTCCGCGGTTCCGGTTTTTTCCATGGAAATGACGTACATGTAGACCATAATActtcagtaattttgctcttCTAAATCGCACGTGGAGAAAACGCTCGTGAAAGAACGCTTAGTTGTGAATTGTGTTTGCTTATGCCGTCTTTCATCATATGGTTTTTACGGCTTGTCAAAGGTAGTAATACAGATGAAAGGTCGACATCGCTGGTTGTCATAATGTCAAAGATTCACTACATTGTCATTAAACTCGTTGTGTTGTTGAAGGATGTTTGTGGTATCCTCGCCTTATTGCCGCTTCAAATGTCCGGCCCGGACATTAGTGTAAAAACAATATGTTTTATCGTCTCCTGCTGTGGAATTTGTGCTTATTTACGCTGTTTACGACCTCAACTGGAGAATCGCCGATTCATTAGAGGAAACCGCCGTCGTTCAAGATTTGTGTCATGTCGCAACGTGGAATTCTCTACGAAAGGTTAGAGTCACTGGATAGATCTCGTCGGGGACATTTGTCAACCATCACAAAGGTGTGTAATGCGTTAGACGAAAGTGTTAAGGATTTTGGAAACGTTGTTAAGGTACGAACACAACAAATACAACTTAATACCGCATGGGAGCAGTATTGTGCATGCTGTGATAAATATGATGATTTGCTTGACACTTCCTGTGAAAAATATCAGAGTGTTTTGAGTGACCGTGATACTCAACGCATAAGAGTACAAGATTACAACGCTAAGATTGAGCGATTTGTTATTGATGCTGCCGAATTTTACAATAATCAAGTGTCTGAAGAAATAATGGAGAAAGGGAAACATTCCCAGCCGGAATCTGTGAAATCCCAAAAAAGTTACGCCTCGAGATTAAGTGTGTCTAGTTCGAAAGCCCGTGAAGC includes these proteins:
- the LOC138046792 gene encoding uncharacterized protein produces the protein MGSPVSPIVANLCMEVIEELAISTSSVPPKVWKRYVDDSFVIIKKDAVSSFHNTLNASDPKISFTIELENNGQIAFLDTLVSRRNGVVVIDVYRKPTHTDRYLDFSCHHDKKHKISTASTLLFRASSLPTSHEGKIQETSHVIAALEANGYPSSVISTILNKKPPSPTVPPPEELVSMFFKWVDPPDTHKGFACLPYISGLTEPLTRLLRKYEIRVVNKPFKTLQQEFPSPKFRQPSHLQSNVVYKIPCKVCPWSYIGETGRCFQTRKKEHQRNLKNYAKGSNVANHAWQNNHSIDFENACVIDKGNYRVRKTLESWHTAKTFDADNNSKPLPRQYSILL
- the LOC138046793 gene encoding uncharacterized protein encodes the protein MEISDDEVMVSFDVVSLFTAIPVNKACAYIRDKLNNDNTLHLRTSLNTNDIISLLEFILSNNYFVYNNCIYKQIHGCAMGSPVSPIVANLCMEVIEELAISTSSVPPKVWKRYVDDSFVIIKKDAVSSFHNTLNASDPKISFTIELENNGQIAFLDTLVSRRNGVVVIDVYRKPTHTDRYLDFSCHHDKKHKISTASTLLFRASSLPTSHEGKIQETSHVIAALEANGYPSSVISTILNKKPPSPTVPPPEELVSMFFKWVDPPDTHKGFACLPYISGLTEPLTRLLRKYEIRVVNKPFKTLQQEFPSPKFRQPSHLQSNVVYKIPCKVCPWSYIGETGRCFQTRKKEHQRNLKNYAKGSNVANHAWQNNHSIDFENACVIDKGNYRVRKTLESWHTAKTFDADNNSKPLPRQYSILL